One genomic region from Candidatus Schekmanbacteria bacterium encodes:
- a CDS encoding DHA2 family efflux MFS transporter permease subunit, with protein MTASPKNVNKWLVAVTVIVPTFIEIMDTSVANVSLNHIRGSFSASVDEATWVLTSYLVSNAIILPITGWLSSVFGRKRFLSLCVFLFALSSFLCGMSPNLGSLVFFRVLQGLGGGALQPLSQAILLETFPVAEHGVAMAAYGIGVVVAPIIGPLVGGWVTDNLTWRWIFYINIPVCVLSLLMIAFFIFDPPYIKKAKQKIDYFGLGFLAVGLGCLQIVLDKGEREDWFNSDFIITLSIIAVAGLFLFVITELFFVKDPVVNLKVFKDISFTAGNLMMFFGFFGMFASIVLYPIYLQTVMGYTATLAGIVLGPGGITILLFMPITGILMKYMDARKILVAGLIVGSYAVYLMSKLNLEAGFYNVLWPRVVQGVGVAFFFVPLMTVTMSTIPKEEMGNATGVFNLLRNLGGSFGTAFVMTMLARRAQYHQSVLVEHLTPYDPGFMIAFEKIKMMINYSLYSMGHNVLQGLKLVYAMTLKQAMMLSFCDLFYLICLLNLVIIPLAKLLNKTVPES; from the coding sequence ATGACTGCTTCTCCAAAAAATGTAAACAAATGGCTCGTGGCAGTTACTGTTATTGTGCCCACTTTTATCGAAATAATGGACACAAGTGTTGCCAATGTCTCACTCAACCATATTAGGGGAAGTTTCAGCGCATCTGTTGATGAGGCAACATGGGTGCTCACTTCTTATCTTGTTTCAAATGCTATAATTCTACCTATAACAGGGTGGCTAAGCAGTGTTTTTGGACGAAAGAGGTTTCTTAGCCTTTGTGTTTTCCTTTTTGCCCTTTCTTCTTTTCTCTGTGGTATGTCTCCAAATCTTGGGTCTCTCGTATTTTTTAGAGTCCTTCAGGGGCTTGGAGGCGGTGCTCTTCAGCCTCTTTCTCAAGCTATCTTGCTTGAAACATTTCCCGTTGCAGAGCATGGTGTGGCAATGGCGGCTTATGGTATAGGCGTTGTAGTTGCCCCTATCATTGGCCCATTGGTTGGTGGATGGGTTACAGATAATCTGACTTGGCGATGGATTTTTTATATTAATATACCTGTTTGTGTTTTATCATTGCTGATGATCGCTTTCTTTATATTTGACCCTCCATACATAAAGAAAGCTAAACAAAAAATTGACTATTTCGGGTTGGGTTTTCTTGCAGTGGGATTAGGATGTCTTCAAATCGTGCTCGATAAGGGTGAAAGGGAAGATTGGTTCAATTCAGATTTTATAATCACATTGAGTATAATAGCTGTGGCAGGACTCTTCCTTTTTGTAATCACAGAGCTTTTCTTTGTAAAAGACCCGGTTGTGAATCTCAAGGTATTCAAAGATATCTCTTTTACAGCAGGAAATCTGATGATGTTTTTTGGTTTCTTTGGAATGTTTGCAAGCATTGTTCTTTATCCCATTTATCTTCAAACAGTAATGGGTTATACAGCAACTCTTGCCGGCATTGTGTTAGGTCCCGGAGGTATTACAATTCTTCTTTTTATGCCAATAACAGGAATATTGATGAAATATATGGATGCTCGAAAGATACTTGTAGCGGGGTTAATCGTAGGAAGCTATGCTGTTTATCTTATGTCAAAACTCAACCTTGAAGCCGGCTTCTACAATGTGCTTTGGCCAAGAGTGGTACAGGGCGTGGGAGTGGCTTTCTTTTTTGTTCCTCTTATGACTGTTACAATGAGCACTATTCCGAAGGAAGAAATGGGGAATGCCACAGGAGTTTTCAATCTTTTGAGAAATCTTGGAGGAAGCTTTGGGACCGCTTTTGTTATGACAATGTTAGCCCGCCGCGCCCAATATCATCAGTCAGTATTGGTTGAACATCTGACTCCTTATGACCCCGGATTTATGATAGCTTTTGAAAAGATTAAGATGATGATAAATTATTCGCTCTATTCAATGGGGCATAATGTTTTGCAGGGACTTAAACTTGTCTATGCAATGACTTTGAAGCAGGCAATGATGCTCTCATTTTGCGACCTTTTTTATTTAATTTGCCTTCTTAACCTCGTAATAATTCCTTTGGCAAAACTTTTGAATAAAACTGTACCGGAAAGTTGA